TGAGGAACCAGGTCGTAGCCGAAGCTCTCCATGTATTCAGGACTATCGAGCACAGCATCCACAAAGGCTGTGAAACCCTTTTCGCCGATCACGATCGACCAGGTCCGGCGTTCGGCGTCGCCATGGGTCGGCCGGCCGAGGACGCGTCCCACCACCTGATCCACCATCCGGTAATTCGAGCTGCACTGGTAGTAGCCCTGCTGGAAGCGTTCCGACAGCAGCAGGCCACGGATGAAATCCCGCACCGTGATGTTGCCGCTGCGGAGTTGTGATTCCAGGAACGGGTCGCGATCACTGCGCATCGCATGGAAGAAGACCTGGCGGTAGGCCTGTTCGATGACGGCATCCATGTCGCTGCGGGTCGTGTCGTCCCCTGAAGCGGAGGAGGGATAGAGCTGGCTTTGAACGGTGCTGTTGTCGCCGGCGAGATTGCTCACCCGACCGTTCTGCGTGCTGAGCGGGTACCCAAGGAGCGGGATGGCCATGGCGTGAGCCGTGAGTAGAAATACTTGGTGGAAATCTTCCCTTGAACAAGCCGTTTTCAGGCAAGCCTCTTATCAGCTCTTAACTGCAGATTTGTTGAGTTCGTCCTGCAGGTGCTGGAAGCAGTCTTGGATTAGCTGCCGGTCGTTCGATCGCGAGACCTCCTCCAGGGCAAGAGCTTTGAGCTGGAAGAGGGCGATGTTCATCCCCTCGATGGGCACGCTCATTCGCTTGTACAGCTCCCGCAGGGCGGCCATACCACTCGGGTTTGTAAAGCAGCTGTGGTTGCAGGCCACCGCGTAGGTGATCACGCGTAGAAAGTTCCAGCAGTCGCGCCAGCAGGCCTCTGCCCGCTCCTGCGGGTGAAGAGCCCCGCCTGGTTGAACCAGATGCGGCTGGGTTTTAAGCAGATGTTCCCGAGCTTGGTTCACCAGTTGATCCGACCGATGGATCAGGCTGCCGGGGAGCGATTCATCCATGCCGGAGACCTGGCAGATCGTGGCCAGCTCATCGGTCGTGAGCTGCCGTTGGGCTTGATCAGCACGCTCAAGAATGCTGCGCGTTGGTTGCGGCAAATCTTTGTTGATGCTCAGTCCTTGAACCTGTGCGGTCTGCACCAGGGTCTTGAAGTCGGTGTTTTGAAGATTCAAGGTGTGATGCTGGCCACCGGTGTGGCGATCAGCCAGCCGTGGCGTTCCAGGTAAAAAGCCCAGACAAGGTCGTCCCCCAGCCCAGGGCAGCGGGTGATGGCTGCTTCAGTGAGCTCTGCCGGTATGCCCAATTGCGACAACAGCAGGCCGACGGCATCTGGGCTGGAGGCGGTCGCTGTGCGGATGGCAGATCCAACCACCCAGGTCAGGCGGGTGTCCTTCAGATCCCCATTGCTTTCTTCGCAAGCCAGCAGAAGATTGGCCGCCGTGGTGTGTTGATCAAATGTCTCTTGCCAGAGCGAGATGTTTTCGTCACGGAGGTTGATCCGAAAACAGCCGTCTCCCACCGGTAAATCCAGCTCACCGCTGCTGCCGGCCTGGTTCTGCAGGACCGCAATTCTCGGATCTGCTAGTGCGCTCATCAAGAAACGCCGATCAACTCGAATGTAACCAGTGTCCAGGAATTTC
The Synechococcus sp. MU1617 genome window above contains:
- a CDS encoding phycobilisome polypeptide; this encodes MNLQNTDFKTLVQTAQVQGLSINKDLPQPTRSILERADQAQRQLTTDELATICQVSGMDESLPGSLIHRSDQLVNQAREHLLKTQPHLVQPGGALHPQERAEACWRDCWNFLRVITYAVACNHSCFTNPSGMAALRELYKRMSVPIEGMNIALFQLKALALEEVSRSNDRQLIQDCFQHLQDELNKSAVKS
- a CDS encoding phycobilisome rod-core linker polypeptide: MAIPLLGYPLSTQNGRVSNLAGDNSTVQSQLYPSSASGDDTTRSDMDAVIEQAYRQVFFHAMRSDRDPFLESQLRSGNITVRDFIRGLLLSERFQQGYYQCSSNYRMVDQVVGRVLGRPTHGDAERRTWSIVIGEKGFTAFVDAVLDSPEYMESFGYDLVPQQRSRVLPGRSLGETPIYQQFPRYGADWRDSLQDRAPSEQAAQMQQLEMSSAWVNGQPPTFALKLWLGLAVVGGFELGRVLLTIAFSMLRS